The Lutibacter profundi region GACGACCTCACCTCTTTTTTATTATCTTAATTTAGGGAGTGGGTAAATAAAAATAATGTTGATTATAGAAACGTAAAAAATATAATAGATATATTGGGAAAATAAATTTTCTTATAACCATTAGTTTATTTTTAAAAATAAACCAATTATATTACATAATATACCGTTGGTTTAATAACCTTGAAAAGGTATAGGTTCTGAAATAATAAATTTATATTTGTGTTCAATAGCAACTATGTTAATAAAGAATTGAGCATTATTTTTTTTGATTGAAGTAGGTATAAATACGGTTTGGCGGCAAAATTCAAACAGTTGTTTACTAACTGTATAAATTTATAAATATTTTTATGATATTTAAAAAACAATACGCTTGTAAAAAAGAACTATATTTGTATTCTTGTAGTTTTATAACAATAACCTCAACCCCAAATGAGAAGTAGATTTAATAAATATTTATTAAGTTTTTGCTTTATGCTAATAAGTTCAACAATGTTTGGACACAAGCCACCTCCTTTACCAACAGGAGCTCCAAACCCGGGTTTACCAATTGATGGTGGTATATCTTTCATGCTTATTTCAGGTGTTGCTTATGGAATTTATGAATTAAAAAGAAAAAAATAATTATTTTTCTAATAATCGAGCTACATATTTACCTATTACATCAAATTCTAAATTAACTACAGTGCCATTTTTAAAGGTGTGAAAATTAGTAAATTCATAAGTGTAGGGTATAATTGCAACAGAGAAGCTATTTTTTTTAGAATTAACCACAGTCAAACTGGTTCCATTAATAGTAATTGACCCCTTTTCAATGGTAATATTATTAAGAGAACTATCATACTCAAAACTAAAAACCCAACTGCCATTTTCTTCAATAACATTTGTGCAAATCGCAGTTTGATCAACATGTCCCTGTACAATATGCCCATCTAATCTAGCACCAAGCACCATTGCTCTCTCTAAATTTATGAAATCTCCAATTTTCAAATTTTTAAAATTCGATTTATCAATCGTTTCTTTAATTGCGGTTACGGTATAATTATTACCATTTATATCTACAATAGTTAAGCAAACTCCATTGTGGGCAACACTTTGGTCAATTTTTAATTCAGAAGCAAAACTACTTTCAATAGTGACATGTACATTTTCACCTTCTTTAATAATATTTTTTACAATACCTAATGTTTCTATTATACCTGTAAACATAATTTTATTAATTTAATTGATTACTTTTGTACAGCCAAAATTAAGCATAATATACCTGATTGATGAATAAATCTAAAAAAATAATAATAGGAATTTCCATAGGAGATTTTAACGGTGTTGGAATAGAAATTATTCTAAAAACATTTTTAGATAAACGAATGTTAGATTTTTGTACACCTATTGTATTTGGATCAACCAAATTAATTTCAGCCTATAAAAAAGGCATGGATTTAAACATTCCATTCAATGGCATAAAACAAATAAATAGAGCAATACATGGGAAGTTAAATATCTTAAATATTTGGGATGAAGAAATTAAAATAAATTTAGGAATACCTACGGAAGCCTCTGGAAATTACGCATTCAAATCTTTAGAAGCAGCAACTAATTCGTTGGTGAATAATGAAATAGATATTTTAGTAACCGCACCT contains the following coding sequences:
- a CDS encoding PID-CTERM protein-sorting domain-containing protein, which encodes MFGHKPPPLPTGAPNPGLPIDGGISFMLISGVAYGIYELKRKK
- a CDS encoding riboflavin synthase — its product is MFTGIIETLGIVKNIIKEGENVHVTIESSFASELKIDQSVAHNGVCLTIVDINGNNYTVTAIKETIDKSNFKNLKIGDFINLERAMVLGARLDGHIVQGHVDQTAICTNVIEENGSWVFSFEYDSSLNNITIEKGSITINGTSLTVVNSKKNSFSVAIIPYTYEFTNFHTFKNGTVVNLEFDVIGKYVARLLEK